One stretch of Amycolatopsis tolypomycina DNA includes these proteins:
- a CDS encoding barstar family protein: MSADEQAKAAAEEAFSRGAYPHLVNSRPTVDKASTLTAFAEALSFPDYFGHNLDALYDCLTDLSWLPPGEHVLIWPGSDALRKAEPKTYLAIRSVLSDAQRALGPSGRGAGSWRLTVVLPDA, translated from the coding sequence ATGAGCGCCGACGAGCAGGCGAAGGCCGCCGCGGAGGAGGCGTTCTCCCGGGGCGCGTACCCGCACCTGGTGAACTCGCGGCCGACCGTCGACAAGGCCAGCACGCTCACCGCGTTCGCCGAGGCACTGTCCTTTCCGGACTACTTCGGCCACAACCTCGACGCGCTCTACGACTGCCTGACCGACCTGTCGTGGCTGCCGCCGGGCGAGCACGTGCTGATCTGGCCGGGCTCGGACGCGTTGCGCAAGGCGGAACCCAAGACGTACCTGGCGATCCGCAGCGTGCTCTCGGACGCCCAGCGTGCGCTGGGCCCGAGCGGCCGCGGCGCCGGCTCGTGGCGGCTCACCGTCGTGCTGCCGGACGCCTGA
- a CDS encoding ribonuclease domain-containing protein translates to MFNRRRITAALIGLLVLVLGGWLVKDNLGSGSSAPSPSPSVSATPAKGGAAVPGADSGLPVKALSALPPQAADTWKLIEAGGPYPYPRNDDVVFENREKRLPGKKSGYYHEYTVKTPGSPDRGARRLITGQARELYYTGDHYASFVVVDPAR, encoded by the coding sequence ATGTTCAACCGAAGGCGGATCACCGCCGCGCTGATCGGGCTCCTCGTGCTGGTGCTGGGGGGCTGGCTGGTCAAGGACAACCTCGGCAGCGGCTCGTCGGCACCGAGTCCTTCCCCGAGCGTGTCGGCCACGCCCGCCAAGGGCGGTGCCGCCGTGCCGGGCGCGGACTCCGGACTGCCCGTGAAGGCGCTTTCCGCACTGCCGCCGCAGGCCGCGGACACGTGGAAGCTGATCGAGGCGGGCGGCCCGTACCCCTACCCGCGCAACGACGACGTCGTCTTCGAGAACCGGGAGAAGCGCTTGCCCGGCAAGAAGTCCGGCTACTACCACGAGTACACGGTGAAGACGCCGGGGAGTCCCGACCGCGGTGCCCGGCGGCTGATCACCGGGCAGGCGCGCGAGCTGTACTACACCGGCGACCACTACGCGTCGTTCGTCGTCGTGGATCCGGCCCGATGA
- a CDS encoding cyclase: MKALHFSRLAALTAAAVLPIALAAPASAATSVTFDCQANAPIVGPQKVALNQDADVSAPATVAPSAAFDVVIDPAPNTVPSEVSGNKVKNINTFALKIPIPANSSYVGATLSGGSGLGSTPPAISVANGVATLSFPGPIAGGATFELPTVTAHLTAGQSGTIQTKLGGTSYTDPGLTFKAVASTIIGDLTAPTACFPNPSPVFTTTTIG; the protein is encoded by the coding sequence ATGAAAGCTCTTCACTTCTCCCGGCTCGCCGCGCTGACCGCGGCCGCGGTGCTCCCCATCGCCCTCGCCGCTCCGGCGTCGGCCGCCACCAGCGTCACCTTCGACTGCCAGGCGAACGCCCCGATCGTCGGGCCGCAGAAGGTGGCGCTGAACCAGGACGCCGACGTCAGCGCGCCCGCCACGGTGGCGCCCAGTGCCGCGTTCGACGTCGTCATCGATCCGGCGCCGAACACCGTGCCGAGCGAGGTGAGCGGGAACAAGGTCAAGAACATCAACACCTTCGCGCTCAAGATCCCGATCCCGGCCAACTCGTCGTACGTCGGTGCGACGCTGTCCGGCGGGTCCGGCCTCGGCTCCACCCCGCCGGCCATCTCGGTCGCGAACGGCGTCGCCACGCTGAGCTTCCCCGGCCCGATCGCCGGGGGCGCCACCTTCGAACTGCCCACCGTCACCGCGCACCTGACGGCGGGCCAGTCGGGGACCATCCAGACCAAGCTGGGCGGCACCAGCTACACCGACCCGGGCCTGACGTTCAAGGCGGTGGCGAGCACGATCATCGGCGACCTCACCGCGCCGACGGCCTGCTTCCCCAACCCGAGCCCGGTCTTCACCACCACGACCATCGGCTGA
- a CDS encoding enoyl-CoA hydratase family protein — MADELVHYDVVGGTATITLDSPHNRNALSAQLRRELSGSLDKAATDSAVRVIVLTHTGPVFCAGMDLKEARGAGAGDQGVNEFPHILEQLWTSPKPVVARLAGPARAGGIGMVAACDIAVAVPEATFAFSEVRIGVVPAIISLTVLPRLTPRAAHELFLTGDTFDARRAVEIGLLNSAVPAEQLDDEVARYVKALAAGGPKALAETKALLSRPRPATPSDGFDEMLGLSAKFFAGEEGQEGILAFAQKRKPNWVPQD, encoded by the coding sequence ATGGCTGACGAACTGGTGCACTACGACGTGGTGGGCGGCACCGCCACGATCACCCTGGACTCCCCGCACAACCGCAACGCGCTCTCGGCCCAGTTGCGCCGCGAACTCTCGGGCTCCCTCGACAAGGCGGCCACCGACAGCGCCGTGCGCGTGATCGTGCTGACCCACACCGGGCCGGTGTTCTGCGCGGGGATGGACCTCAAGGAGGCCCGCGGCGCCGGCGCGGGCGACCAGGGCGTGAACGAGTTCCCGCACATCCTCGAGCAGCTGTGGACCAGCCCGAAGCCGGTCGTCGCCCGCCTGGCCGGCCCCGCCCGCGCCGGCGGCATCGGCATGGTGGCCGCCTGCGACATCGCCGTGGCCGTGCCGGAAGCGACGTTCGCCTTCTCCGAAGTCCGCATCGGCGTGGTGCCGGCGATCATCTCGCTGACGGTCCTCCCCCGCCTCACCCCCCGCGCGGCCCACGAGCTCTTCTTGACCGGCGACACGTTCGACGCCCGCCGCGCGGTGGAGATCGGCCTGCTGAACTCGGCTGTCCCGGCCGAGCAGCTCGACGACGAGGTCGCCCGGTACGTCAAGGCTCTCGCGGCCGGCGGCCCGAAGGCACTGGCGGAGACGAAGGCGCTCCTGAGCCGCCCCCGCCCGGCGACGCCGTCGGACGGCTTCGACGAGATGCTCGGCCTGTCCGCGAAGTTCTTCGCCGGCGAGGAAGGGCAGGAGGGCATCCTGGCCTTCGCCCAGAAGCGCAAGCCGAACTGGGTGCCGCAGGACTGA